A single genomic interval of Alistipes sp. ZOR0009 harbors:
- a CDS encoding immunity 49 family protein, translating into NLTYRSVYYDDDTNLPVPITMEENVLAGEGAIFVHTIQQFLKGETALVERNLNIMETVYLKKNAVHLESEKYELDFFKALYARDRSKCEEALSALVSPKIHRARNDDSLLKKYVSMPA; encoded by the coding sequence CCAACCTTACCTACCGCAGCGTTTACTACGACGATGACACCAACCTCCCTGTGCCCATCACCATGGAGGAGAACGTACTGGCAGGCGAAGGAGCCATATTCGTGCATACCATCCAGCAGTTTCTAAAGGGCGAAACCGCCCTTGTAGAACGAAACCTAAACATTATGGAGACTGTCTATTTGAAAAAGAATGCCGTACACCTAGAGTCAGAGAAGTATGAGCTAGATTTTTTCAAGGCGCTATACGCTAGGGATAGGTCAAAGTGCGAGGAGGCGCTGAGCGCGCTGGTAAGCCCCAAAATCCATCGGGCAAGAAATGACGACAGCCTTTTGAAGAAGTACGTATCAATGCCCGCG
- a CDS encoding GNAT family N-acetyltransferase, which produces MKIEKITENKKQFLDLLLLADEQEDMVDRYLPNGEMFALYDNDLKSICVVVAINNETCELKNIATYEKYQGKGYGRTLINFISDFYKNSYQTMLVGTGETPTTLSFYESCGFEKSHRVKNFFTDNYDHPMFDGDIQLVDMIYLKKEL; this is translated from the coding sequence ATGAAAATAGAGAAGATTACCGAAAACAAGAAGCAGTTTCTCGACTTACTGCTATTGGCAGACGAACAGGAAGATATGGTTGACAGGTATCTACCGAATGGAGAAATGTTTGCCTTATACGACAATGATTTGAAAAGTATTTGCGTTGTGGTAGCAATAAACAACGAAACCTGCGAGCTCAAAAACATTGCAACCTACGAGAAGTATCAGGGCAAAGGATATGGTAGGACTCTAATAAACTTTATTTCTGACTTCTACAAAAACAGCTACCAAACGATGCTTGTCGGTACAGGCGAAACTCCCACCACCTTATCGTTCTACGAAAGCTGCGGGTTCGAAAAATCGCATCGAGTAAAGAATTTCTTCACCGACAACTACGACCATCCCATGTTCGATGGCGACATACAGCTTGTTGATATGATCTATCTTAAAAAGGAGCTTTAG
- a CDS encoding formylglycine-generating enzyme family protein: MRNCKSTLLGALVCLFAVIAVPCKVLASGIQVLNTTVTTNSDKKTAQVKFTVTWDHSWRISSEATGPKNWDAAWVFIKFREVPNEDWYHGYLATGTGVKHKVPDNADYKVGTSPANINGKDVNPGVGAFIYRKTDGNGNFTAQDVELEWDYEANGLTGGEQVEVCVLATEMVYVPEGAFYAGDFSSTGRLINYTSTAPAFINAETTPSHMRSYFSESYKSWTGAGAGVGDDFDYYTGRNLDANYPKGYAGFYCMKHEITQGEYVLFLNKVSVAVKNAGTYFPNKAEARHGIVKNGGTGTTPASYDLKNAGDAFRACNFLSAKDVLAYLDWAGLRPMTELEYEKACRGTLAVPSAPNNTQYAWGSISINNALGLSNEGMNNEAPSNVEANCAVGKVGSDSKVTAVLSGPIRSGGFATPVSSRTKAGATYWGIMEMSGNLWERCVGLGNATGRTFIGNHGNGEIGPGVNPDLPGTWPNINGTGLGFRGGSFEDHPDRARISDRLKANDTDASRQDSYGGRGVRTAP, translated from the coding sequence ATGAGAAATTGTAAGTCAACGCTGTTGGGAGCGCTTGTTTGTCTATTCGCTGTAATAGCTGTTCCATGTAAGGTATTGGCAAGCGGAATTCAGGTTCTCAACACCACCGTCACTACTAACTCCGACAAAAAAACAGCTCAGGTAAAGTTCACCGTAACTTGGGATCACTCGTGGAGAATATCATCAGAAGCAACAGGCCCCAAAAACTGGGATGCAGCATGGGTGTTTATTAAGTTCAGGGAAGTTCCCAACGAAGATTGGTACCACGGCTACCTAGCAACAGGTACAGGAGTAAAACATAAGGTTCCAGATAATGCAGACTACAAGGTAGGAACAAGCCCTGCGAACATCAACGGCAAGGATGTAAACCCAGGAGTAGGCGCATTTATCTACCGTAAAACGGATGGAAACGGAAACTTTACCGCTCAGGACGTAGAGTTGGAGTGGGACTACGAAGCCAATGGGCTTACTGGCGGAGAACAGGTTGAGGTTTGCGTGCTTGCAACAGAAATGGTATATGTCCCTGAGGGTGCTTTTTATGCTGGAGACTTTTCTTCTACAGGTAGGCTAATCAACTATACCAGCACTGCTCCTGCCTTCATAAATGCAGAAACAACCCCATCTCATATGCGCTCGTACTTTAGCGAATCGTATAAAAGCTGGACTGGTGCTGGTGCTGGTGTTGGCGATGATTTCGATTACTATACAGGACGAAATCTTGACGCTAACTATCCCAAAGGATATGCAGGTTTCTACTGTATGAAGCATGAAATAACTCAAGGAGAGTATGTATTATTCTTAAATAAGGTCTCCGTTGCAGTAAAAAATGCTGGAACATATTTCCCAAACAAGGCTGAAGCCCGTCATGGGATTGTCAAGAATGGGGGAACAGGGACAACACCTGCGTCGTACGACCTAAAGAATGCAGGCGATGCGTTTAGAGCTTGTAATTTTTTATCTGCAAAAGACGTGCTTGCATACCTCGATTGGGCTGGCCTTAGACCTATGACCGAATTAGAGTATGAAAAAGCATGTAGAGGCACCCTTGCCGTGCCATCCGCACCCAATAATACGCAGTACGCATGGGGTAGCATTAGCATTAATAATGCGCTAGGTTTATCTAATGAGGGAATGAACAACGAGGCTCCCTCAAACGTCGAGGCCAACTGCGCTGTAGGAAAGGTTGGTTCAGATAGTAAAGTTACCGCAGTACTTTCTGGACCAATAAGATCGGGTGGTTTTGCCACTCCTGTAAGCAGCAGAACAAAAGCTGGAGCAACCTACTGGGGTATTATGGAGATGTCAGGAAACCTATGGGAACGCTGCGTTGGCTTAGGTAATGCCACAGGTCGTACCTTTATAGGTAACCATGGTAACGGAGAGATAGGCCCAGGCGTTAATCCTGATTTGCCTGGAACTTGGCCCAATATTAATGGTACAGGACTAGGATTCAGAGGTGGCAGCTTCGAGGATCATCCTGATAGAGCGCGAATTTCTGATAGGCTTAAAGCAAACGATACTGACGCTTCACGACAGGATAGCTATGGTGGTAGAGGTGTTCGCACTGCACCATAA
- a CDS encoding immunity 49 family protein: protein MEPINIMLTLEELVKIHNEDSKIWLEKMTFSRESEKKFSSNFNYYHVLLAISNLIKSELEVLKQNFYISALIDELQIKKFNSRLLDYGLNSIVYCILSDNEALIQRYAKLRYQRGANAEMSMDEMVATGELPIWCNTIQFFMVNDDAGVERNLNIIETKTLKSFPKKEEGLKDDYEFYKALHTSDKAKMEGILEKLVSPKIHKKRNDNPILNQYISLPALGYAKLAWRKGVEVEVNSPLIPQELLPIQPLEHYEIPYDFLK from the coding sequence ATGGAACCTATTAATATTATGTTGACATTAGAGGAACTAGTCAAAATTCATAATGAAGATTCTAAAATTTGGCTTGAGAAAATGACTTTTTCAAGAGAAAGTGAGAAGAAATTCTCAAGTAATTTTAATTATTATCATGTTTTACTTGCAATATCTAACTTAATCAAAAGTGAATTGGAAGTTTTAAAACAAAATTTTTATATCTCTGCTCTTATTGATGAACTTCAAATAAAAAAGTTCAATAGTAGATTACTAGATTATGGACTAAACTCGATCGTTTATTGTATTTTAAGCGACAATGAAGCATTAATTCAGCGTTATGCAAAATTGCGTTACCAGCGTGGGGCAAATGCAGAAATGAGTATGGACGAAATGGTCGCCACGGGTGAGTTGCCCATATGGTGCAACACGATTCAGTTTTTTATGGTAAATGATGATGCAGGTGTAGAAAGAAACTTAAACATTATCGAAACCAAAACACTAAAAAGTTTTCCGAAAAAAGAAGAAGGATTAAAAGACGATTATGAGTTTTACAAAGCCTTGCATACAAGCGATAAAGCAAAAATGGAAGGAATATTAGAAAAATTAGTTAGTCCCAAAATCCATAAAAAAAGAAATGATAATCCAATATTAAACCAATACATTTCTTTACCAGCATTAGGCTATGCCAAACTTGCTTGGAGAAAAGGTGTTGAAGTAGAAGTGAATAGTCCATTAATTCCCCAAGAATTACTCCCCATTCAACCATTAGAACATTATGAAATACCTTATGATTTTTTAAAGTAG
- a CDS encoding YdeI/OmpD-associated family protein has protein sequence MMEKGNHIEGVPQELQKLLDNDKDAQDFFNTLSKSYKQGYCDWVGSAKQESTRQARAEKAILMLRNNQKTLKTV, from the coding sequence ATGATGGAAAAAGGTAATCACATAGAAGGAGTTCCTCAAGAGCTACAAAAGCTGCTAGATAACGACAAGGATGCTCAGGATTTTTTCAATACACTATCAAAATCGTACAAACAGGGATATTGCGACTGGGTTGGCTCTGCCAAGCAAGAATCAACAAGACAAGCTAGAGCAGAGAAGGCCATTTTAATGCTTCGGAATAATCAAAAAACATTAAAGACGGTATGA
- a CDS encoding outer membrane beta-barrel family protein yields MKHSCFLKFTLLVGLLMAAGGVSAAINRGNITGNVVDKLSSKPIPYAVVTLGLLPDTTVKKSVQTDASGSYVFNQVPDGSYVVTAHMVGYGRKHSSPLVCRQNAVTVETLAMENLVISGVTVYGKRPEIEVKADRTVVNVDNSVTATSENAYEVLRKAPGINIDKDENISLKGKDGVMVTINDKPTYLSGAELASYLKTLSGTEIEKVELITTPPSRYEAAGNTGIINIKLKRNNLVGVNGSVNAGAGITHKVSEYGGLSLNLRRGKLNTFGSINGRYSQYKNSLDIERKLKGDADTSLITQSSTSRGTSKGYSYRVGADYELNRRHTFGVMANGSVYESNSVQNVGTSLLLKDGMLAKSLASTTSRSGSYQNILLNANYKMAIDTNGRTLNVDADFVKYYNRATEFSDTYYFGSSGAEVAMPLLLQSHTPSDIYVKSFRADYVHPFSKTAIWEAGVKGSMVNSDNDLRYERSVDGSHSYVDDPSRSNHFKFDERIAAAYTSMAYDAGGWSLKGGLRAEHTWNRGNQVTTGAVNRSSYLDLFPSLFVQRRINEKNSLGVSYNRRIDRPSYGKLNPFVWRIDEYSYRGGSPNLRPQYSNNIEVSYSWNSRVFSSIGYSYTNDIQTQVAEEVDIIRPAGGSSPAKPIKAVMLIDRNLSSLKTFNGNVSVNLNPVKWFRTSSSISASYREYGRGGDQSGKSTFMYLLQSTSSFILPKQYTFEVSGWYRSPTVYGMMDLDPQYIVNVGVQKKFLNDRLSVKVSFDDVFHTMENKSWARYDNMDISFYNRWDSQRLNLSLSYRFGSKDVKQSRQRTIGADEEQKRMGN; encoded by the coding sequence ATGAAACATAGCTGTTTTTTAAAATTTACTCTATTGGTAGGTCTTCTTATGGCTGCTGGGGGTGTATCTGCAGCCATTAATAGGGGGAATATTACCGGAAACGTTGTTGATAAGCTAAGCAGTAAGCCCATTCCGTATGCTGTTGTTACCCTAGGGCTGCTTCCCGATACCACCGTAAAAAAGTCGGTGCAGACCGATGCTAGCGGGAGCTACGTTTTTAATCAGGTTCCCGACGGGAGTTACGTGGTAACGGCCCACATGGTGGGCTATGGGCGTAAGCACTCGAGCCCGCTGGTGTGCCGGCAAAATGCGGTAACGGTGGAGACGCTGGCCATGGAAAATCTGGTTATTAGCGGGGTAACGGTGTACGGTAAGCGTCCCGAAATTGAGGTGAAGGCCGACAGAACGGTGGTTAACGTTGATAATAGCGTCACCGCCACCAGCGAAAATGCCTACGAGGTGCTGCGAAAGGCTCCGGGCATAAATATCGATAAGGATGAGAATATCTCCTTGAAGGGTAAGGATGGGGTGATGGTTACCATTAACGATAAGCCCACCTACCTTTCGGGTGCAGAGCTGGCCAGCTACCTTAAAACCCTTAGCGGTACAGAGATCGAAAAGGTGGAGTTGATTACCACGCCACCTTCGCGCTACGAGGCTGCTGGTAACACCGGCATCATCAACATTAAGCTAAAACGGAATAACCTAGTAGGGGTAAACGGATCGGTAAATGCTGGTGCTGGCATTACCCATAAGGTTAGCGAGTATGGTGGGCTGTCGCTTAACCTGCGTAGGGGGAAGTTGAACACCTTTGGCTCTATTAATGGCAGGTATAGCCAATATAAGAATAGCCTCGATATTGAGCGAAAGCTGAAGGGTGACGCCGATACCTCGCTAATTACGCAAAGCTCCACGTCGCGAGGCACCAGCAAGGGCTACAGCTACAGGGTAGGCGCCGATTACGAGCTAAATCGCCGTCATACTTTTGGGGTGATGGCCAATGGCTCGGTATACGAGTCGAACTCGGTGCAGAACGTGGGTACCTCCCTGCTGCTTAAGGATGGGATGCTAGCCAAAAGCCTCGCTAGTACTACCAGCAGAAGTGGTAGCTACCAAAATATCCTTTTAAATGCCAACTACAAGATGGCTATTGATACGAATGGGCGAACGCTTAACGTCGATGCCGACTTTGTAAAGTACTACAACCGTGCTACAGAGTTTAGCGACACCTACTACTTTGGTTCTTCGGGTGCCGAGGTCGCGATGCCGTTGCTTCTTCAAAGTCATACACCTTCTGATATCTACGTCAAATCGTTTAGGGCAGATTACGTGCATCCTTTCTCGAAAACGGCCATTTGGGAGGCCGGAGTAAAGGGTAGTATGGTTAATAGCGACAACGACCTGCGCTACGAGCGTTCGGTAGATGGTAGCCACTCGTATGTAGATGATCCCAGCCGCTCTAACCATTTTAAGTTTGACGAGCGTATCGCCGCAGCCTACACCTCTATGGCCTACGATGCCGGAGGATGGAGCCTGAAGGGCGGGCTACGGGCGGAGCATACTTGGAATAGGGGCAACCAGGTTACCACTGGTGCTGTAAATAGGAGCAGCTACCTCGATCTATTCCCCAGCCTATTTGTGCAGCGCCGCATTAACGAGAAAAACTCGCTGGGGGTGAGCTACAATCGCCGTATCGATAGGCCTAGCTACGGCAAGCTAAATCCGTTTGTGTGGAGAATTGATGAGTATAGCTATCGGGGAGGTAGTCCAAACCTACGACCTCAGTATTCCAATAATATAGAGGTTAGCTACTCGTGGAATAGCCGTGTCTTTTCGAGTATTGGCTACTCGTACACCAACGATATACAGACGCAGGTTGCCGAGGAGGTGGATATTATACGCCCTGCAGGCGGATCGAGCCCCGCAAAACCGATTAAGGCGGTAATGCTTATCGATAGAAACTTGAGCAGCCTTAAAACCTTTAACGGTAATGTGAGCGTAAACCTAAATCCTGTAAAGTGGTTTCGGACTAGCAGCAGTATATCGGCCTCCTACAGGGAGTACGGTAGAGGAGGCGACCAATCGGGTAAAAGCACCTTTATGTACTTACTTCAATCTACCAGCAGCTTTATCCTACCCAAGCAGTATACCTTCGAGGTCTCGGGTTGGTATCGCAGCCCTACAGTGTACGGAATGATGGACCTAGATCCGCAGTATATAGTGAATGTTGGCGTTCAAAAGAAGTTTTTAAATGATCGGCTATCGGTAAAGGTTAGCTTCGACGATGTTTTTCATACAATGGAAAACAAGTCGTGGGCTAGATACGACAATATGGATATCTCCTTCTACAACAGGTGGGATAGCCAGCGGCTCAACCTCTCGCTCTCCTACCGTTTTGGGAGTAAGGATGTGAAGCAGTCGCGCCAGCGCACCATTGGCGCAGACGAGGAACAAAAGCGTATGGGCAACTAG
- a CDS encoding DUF3795 domain-containing protein, translated as MDKQYSCYCGLYCENCDVKMKVEPAAKVLYEEMQKLGFAEIMSFFPDGDKFWSFLKGMTTGGVCISCKAGSGNPGCKIRLCAKEKNVEMCAFCESYPCQHFPELFEGYSFLKNDNSVLREKGWESWGKLQDERKAKGQGFYYTKNNS; from the coding sequence ATGGACAAACAATACAGCTGCTATTGCGGTCTTTACTGCGAAAATTGCGATGTTAAGATGAAGGTTGAACCGGCTGCAAAAGTTTTGTATGAAGAAATGCAGAAGCTAGGGTTTGCCGAAATTATGTCCTTCTTCCCCGATGGAGATAAGTTTTGGTCGTTTCTAAAAGGGATGACCACCGGAGGCGTATGCATATCGTGTAAGGCGGGGAGCGGAAATCCAGGCTGCAAAATAAGATTGTGCGCTAAGGAAAAGAATGTTGAAATGTGCGCATTCTGTGAGAGCTACCCTTGCCAACATTTTCCAGAACTATTCGAAGGCTACTCCTTCCTAAAAAACGACAACTCTGTTTTACGGGAGAAGGGCTGGGAATCGTGGGGAAAGCTTCAAGATGAGCGGAAGGCAAAAGGGCAGGGTTTTTACTATACTAAAAACAACAGCTGA